Proteins encoded together in one Vitis vinifera cultivar Pinot Noir 40024 chromosome 4, ASM3070453v1 window:
- the LOC100252675 gene encoding U-box domain-containing protein 25 — translation MKTEHPKLKTTPRPLFSCGFFSHCTQSVISPTTPNTPSLPLSSLPTPPPPPPPPPPSSHQQSHPHPPPPPPHHPPPPPDSESSSSSTSQSFTQWRFPLPNSLILHHHQPPSQSHPSHTQISPQTDHPPPSPPLIAVANLEELFHVAELQLSTGSDVEKLAALQLLERSLVPAAGGGEEACPAAVMRGVVGCLKDRAGARPATKVLLALCLAEGNRHVAVEAGAVAEVVEAMSEMEGAVAERALAALELMCTVAEGAAELRAHALSVPMMISMMESMAGRGKECAISILAVIYIGAGDQAPPSEEVARAVALALQGDCSARGKRKGAQLLRALQENGRLELTQEG, via the coding sequence ATGAAAACGGAGCACCCAAAGCTCAAGACCACGCCTCGCCCACTCTTCTCCTGCGGCTTCTTTAGCCACTGCACCCAGTCCGTTATCAGCCCCACCACCCCCAACACTCCCTCTCTCCCACTCTCTTCTCTCCCCACtccccctcctcctcctccaccccCACCACCCTCCTCCCACCAGCAATCTCACCCTcaccctccccctccccctccccatCACCCTCCTCCCCCACCTGACTCTGAATCCTCCTCTTCTTCCACCTCCCAAAGCTTCACCCAGTGGCGCTTCCCTCTCCCAAACTCCCTTATCCTTCACcaccaccaacctccatcacaATCTCATCCCTCACACACCCAAATCTCTCCCCAGACCGACCACCCGCCGCCGTCTCCGCCGCTCATTGCCGTTGCCAATCTCGAGGAGCTCTTTCACGTAGCGGAGCTCCAGCTCAGCACCGGCTCCGACGTGGAGAAACTCGCGGCTCTTCAGTTACTGGAACGATCACTTGTTCCGGCTGCCGGCGGTGGAGAAGAAGCGTGCCCCGCGGCAGTGATGCGAGGGGTGGTGGGGTGTTTGAAAGATAGGGCGGGGGCGAGACCGGCGACGAAAGTGCTGCTGGCTCTTTGTTTGGCGGAGGGGAACCGGCACGTGGCGGTGGAGGCAGGGGCGGTGGCTGAGGTCGTGGAGGCGATGTCGGAGATGGAGGGGGCGGTGGCAGAGAGGGCGTTAGCAGCGCTGGAGCTGATGTGCACGGTGGCGGAGGGGGCAGCGGAGCTACGGGCGCACGCGCTGTCAGTGCCCATGATGATATCAATGATGGAGAGCATGGCGGGTAGAGGAAAAGAGTGCGCAATTAGCATACTGGCAGTGATATACATCGGGGCGGGCGATCAGGCGCCGCCGTCGGAAGAAGTGGCGCGTGCAGTGGCGTTGGCGCTGCAAGGCGATTGCAGCGCGAGAGGGAAGAGGAAGGGGGCTCAACTTCTGAGGGCACTTCAGGAGAATGGACGACTGGAGTTAACCCAAGAGGGATGA
- the LOC100264673 gene encoding uncharacterized protein LOC100264673 has translation MAMATRVFLLLLLVLISSPSPSFSLYEDQVGLMDWHQQYIGKVKHAVFHTQKAGRKRVVVSTEENVIASLDLRRGDIFWRHVLGPNDAVDEIDIALGKYVITLSSEGSILRAWNLPDGQMVWESFLQGPKPSKSLLSVSANLKIDKDNVIFVFGKGCLHAVSSIDGEVLWKKDFADESLEVQQIIHPLGSDMIYAVGFVGLSQLDAYQINVRNGEVLKHRSAAFPGGFCGEVSLVSSDTLVALDATRSSLISISFLDGEISLQQTHISNLVGDSFGMAVMLPSKLSGMLMIKIDNYMVFVRVADEGKLEVAEKINDAAAAVSDALALSEGQQAFGLVEHGGNKIHLTVKLVNDWNGDLLKESIRMDHQRGCVHKIFINSYIRTDRSHGFRALIVMEDHSLLLLQQGEIVWSREDGLASIIDVTASELPVEKEGVSVAKVEHNLFEWLKGHMLKLKGTLMLASPEDMIAIQGMRLKSSEKSKMTRDHNGFRKLLIVLTRAGKLFALHTGDGRVVWSVLLHSLHNSEACAYPTGLNVYQWQVPHHHAMDENPSVLVVGRCGLGSDAPGVLSFVDTYTGKELDSLFLTHSIERIIPLSFTDSREQRLHLIIDTDHHAHLYPRTPEAIGIFQHELPNIYWYSVEAENGIIRGHALKSNCILQEGDEYCFDTRDLWSIVFPSESEKILATVTRKLNEVVHTQAKVITDQDVMYKYVSKNLLFVATVAPKATGEIGSVTPEESWLVVYLIDTVTGRIIYRMTHHGTQGPVHAVFSENWVVYHYFNLRAHRYEMSVVEIYDQSRADNKDVWKLVLGKHNLTSPVSSYSRPEVITKSQFYFFTHSVKAMAVTSTAKGITSKQLLIGTIGDQVLALDKRYLDPRRTINPSQSEREEGIIPLTDSLPIIPQSYVTHNLKVEGLRGIVTAPAKLESTTLVFAYGVDLFFTRIAPSRTYDLLTDDFSYALLLITIVALVAAIFVTWILSERKELQEKWR, from the exons ATGGCCATGGCGACTAGGGTTTTTCTGCTTCTTCTCTTAGTCTTGATATCATCGCCAAGCCCTAGTTTTTCCCTCTATGAGGACCAAGTTGGCCTCATGGACTG GCATCAACAGTACATCGGGAAAGTGAAGCACGCCGTGTTCCACACTCAAAAGGCCGGACGGAAACGCGTGGTGGTGTCGACGGAGGAGAACGTCATCGCATCTTTGGATCTCCGGCGTGGGGATATTT TTTGGAGGCATGTGCTCGGGCCCAATGATGCGGTAGATGAAATTGATATCGCCCTTGGCAAAT ATGTCATTACCCTTTCGTCAGAGGGAAGTATTTTAAGAGCATGGAACCTTCCTGATGGCCAGATGGTGTGGGAGTCTTTCCTTCAGGGCCCAAAGCCATCAAAATCATTATTATCAGTGTCA gcaaatttgaaaattgacaAGGACAATGTGATCTTTGTTTTTGGAAAAGGGTGTCTCCATGCTGTTTCAAGCATAGATGGTGAGGTGCTTTGGAAGAAGGATTTTGCGGATGaaag CTTAGAGGTTCAACAGataattcaccctcttggaagTGATATGATATATGCTGTAGGATTTGTGGGTTTGTCTCAGTTGGATGCATATCAAATTAATGTTAGGAATGGTGAAGTGCTGAAGCACCGTAGTGCAGCATTTCCTGGTGGCTTTTGTGGGGAAGTTTCATTAGTTTCAAGTGACACACTTGTGGCACTAGATGCCACTAGGTCCTCTTTAATATCAATTAGTTTTCTGGATGGAGAAATCAGCTTACAACAAACACATATTTCAAATCTTGTTGGAGATTCGTTTGGGATGGCTGTCATGTTACCTTCTAAGCTTTCAGGGATGCTTATGATAAAAATCGATAACTATATGGTATTTGTGAGAGTAGCAGATGAGGGCAAACTGGAGGTTGCGGAGAAAATTAATGATGCAGCAGCAGCTGTTAGTGATGCTCTGGCACTCTCTGAGGGCCAACAAGCTTTTGGATTAGTTGAACATGGAGGTAACAAGATTCATCTCACAGTCAAGCTTGTTAATGACTGGAATGGTGATCTGCTCAAGGAAAGCATTAGAATGGACCACCAAAGGGGCTGTGtgcataaaattttcataaacagTTATATCCGGACAGACAGGTCTCATGGGTTTAGGGCCTTGATTGTCATGGAGGATCATTCACTGTTATTACTACAACAAGGTGAGATTGTCTGGAGTAGGGAGGATGGGCTTGCCTCAATTATAGATGTAACAGCATCAGAATTGCCCGTAGAAAAGGAAGGTGTATCTGTGGCTAAAGTGGAACACAATTTATTTGAGTGGCTGAAG GGACACATGCTGAAGCTTAAAGGAACTCTGATGCTTGCAAGCCCTGAGGATATGATAGCCATACAAGGAATGAGGTTAAAAAGCTCTGAAAAGAGCAAAATGACCCGAGACCACAATGGTTTTAGAAAGTTGCTCATTGTACTTACTAGAGCAGGGAAGCTTTTTGCCTTGCACACAGGTGACGGACGGGTTGTCTGGTCTGTCTTGTTGCATTCTCTTCATAATTCAGAAGCTTGCGCATATCCCACTGGACTTAATGTGTATCAGTGGCAAGTTCCCCATCATCATGCGATGGATGAAAATCCATCTGTTCTTGTAGTTGGCAGGTGTGGACTTGGTTCAGATGCACCAGGTGTTCTCTCCTTTGTTGACACTTACACAGGGAAGGAACTTGATTCATTGTTTCTCACTCATTCCATAGAACGAATTATTCCCCTTTCATTCACAGATTCAAGAGAACAGCGCCTCCATCTAATTATAGATACTGATCACCATGCACATCTATACCCAAGAACTCCTGAGGCTATTGGTATCTTCCAACATGAGTTACCCAACATATATTGGTATTCAGTTGAAGCTGAAAATGGCATTATCAGAGGGCATGCTTTAAAGAGCAATTGCATTCTTCAAGAAGGTGATGAATACTGCTTTGACACCAGGGATTTGTGGTCAATTGTATTCCCATCAGAGTCAGAAAAGATTCTTGCAACTGTGACAAGAAAATTGAATGAG GTGGTTCATACTCAAGCTAAGGTAATAACAGATCAGGATGTGATGTACAAGTATGTATCGAAAAATCTTCTTTTTGTAGCCACTGTTGCACCCAAAGCCACTGGTGAAATTGGATCAGTTACGCCAGAGGAATCATGGTTGGTTGTATATCTTATTGATACTGTAACCGGCCGTATAATATACCGCATGACTCATCATGGTACACAAGGTCCTGTCCATGCT GTTTTTAGTGAGAACTGGGTCGTCTACCACTATTTTAATCTCAGAGCACACAGATATGAGATGTCAGTTGTTGAGATCTATGATCAGTCTCGGGCG GATAACAAAGATGTGTGGAAGCTTGTTCTTGGAAAGCATAATCTTACTTCACCTGTTTCTTCATATTCTCGACCTGAGGTCATAACGAAATcacagttttatttttttacccatTCTGTGAAAGCAATGGCAGTGACATCAACTGCCAAGGGTATAACATCGAAGCAGCTCCTTATTGGTACAATTGGCGATCAG GTTTTGGCACTTGATAAGCGTTATCTGGATCCTCGTCGAACAATTAATCCTTCACAATCTGAGAGAGAAGAAGGAATCATTCCTCTGACAGATTCATTGCCAATCATTCCTCAG TCATATGTGACACACAACCTTAAAGTAGAAGGTCTGCGAGGCATAGTAACAGCACCTGCTAAGCTGGAGTCAACTACCCTTGTCTTTGCTTATGGAGTGGATCTGTTCTTCACCCGGATTGCACCCTCACGGACGTATGATTTGCTTACCGATGATTTCAGCTATGCTCTACTTCTAATTACAATAGTTGCATTGGTTGCGGCAATATTTGTAACATGGATTTTGTCTGAGAGGAAGGAACTGCAAGAGAAGTGGAGGTAA